One genomic region from candidate division WOR-3 bacterium encodes:
- a CDS encoding sigma factor-like helix-turn-helix DNA-binding protein — translation MVSNLDGKLEKILKSLTKREEEVIRLRYGLGGEIPHTLQAIGNKLNITRERVRQIEERILRRFGSKELIAALKELKKPLMRGRIKYFTIQNKLKKYGDILAAKERKQIETKLEKLKKALIKKDKKLINTAIKELEEAAKPLLKAKRVKV, via the coding sequence ATGGTAAGTAATTTAGATGGAAAACTTGAAAAAATACTTAAATCTTTAACAAAAAGAGAAGAAGAAGTTATTAGATTACGTTACGGTTTAGGCGGCGAAATCCCTCATACTTTACAAGCAATCGGTAACAAACTTAATATCACCCGTGAACGGGTAAGACAAATTGAAGAGCGAATTCTAAGGAGATTTGGAAGCAAAGAGTTGATCGCTGCTCTTAAAGAACTAAAAAAACCATTGATGCGCGGACGTATTAAGTACTTCACTATTCAAAATAAACTAAAAAAATACGGCGATATTTTAGCAGCAAAAGAAAGAAAACAGATCGAAACCAAGCTGGAAAAATTGAAAAAAGCGCTGATTAAAAAAGATAAGAAACTAATTAATACCGCAATAAAAGAATTAGAAGAAGCCGCCAAACCATTATTAAAGGCTAAAAGGGTAAAGGTTTAG
- a CDS encoding adenosine-specific kinase yields MEIKIVEIKKPADVNVILGQSHFIKTVEDLYEVIVATNPHAKFGLAFCESSGPCLVRSEGNDEDLKSLAIENALNIGAGHSFIIFLRDAYPINILNGIKQVCEVCSIYAATANPLKVIIADDGEGRGILGVIDGFAPKGIEKEEDIEKRKKFLREIKYKL; encoded by the coding sequence ATGGAAATAAAAATAGTTGAAATTAAAAAACCAGCCGATGTAAATGTAATTTTGGGACAAAGTCATTTTATTAAAACGGTGGAAGATTTATACGAAGTAATTGTGGCGACAAACCCCCATGCCAAATTTGGTCTTGCTTTTTGTGAATCTTCCGGTCCATGTTTAGTACGAAGTGAAGGAAACGATGAAGATTTAAAAAGTTTAGCAATTGAGAATGCCTTAAATATTGGTGCTGGTCATTCATTTATTATTTTTCTGAGAGATGCTTATCCAATTAATATCCTAAATGGTATAAAGCAAGTGTGTGAAGTATGTTCTATTTATGCAGCAACGGCTAATCCTTTAAAAGTAATTATTGCTGACGATGGTGAAGGTCGTGGGATTTTAGGTGTGATTGATGGTTTTGCTCCTAAAGGCATAGAAAAAGAAGAAGATATTGAGAAAAGAAAGAAATTTTTACGAGAGATAAAATATAAATTATGA
- the dnaK gene encoding molecular chaperone DnaK, protein MGKRVIGIDLGTTFSVVAVMEKGQPIVIPNPEGERTTPSVVAFGKERLVGTLAKRQAIINPDKTIYSIKRFMGRKYSEVTEEIKLVPYKVVPADNGDAWVEVEGKRYSPPQISAMILEYLKNAAEQYLGEKIDKAVITVPAYFNDAQRQATKDAGKIAGLEVLRIINEPTAAALAYGLDKKKNEKIAVYDLGGGTFDISILEIGEGVFEVIATNGNTHLGGDDFDARIVEWILEEAKREFKVDLSKDRTALQRIREAAEKAKRELSTKYETLISLPFIYSDPEKGPIHLELKLTRARLEAMVEDLIQKTLEPVRNCLADAKLRPEDIDEVILVGGQTRMPRVQEVVRDFFGKEPHKGINPDEVVAIGAAIQGAVLAGEIKDIVLLDVTPLSLGIETLGGVFTKIIERNTTIPVRKSQIFTTAEDNQTAVTIHVLQGERPMAADNKSLGKFELHGIPPAPRGVPQIEVIFDIDADGILHVTARDLATKKEQSMRIIPSSGLTKEEIERMIKEAEMYREEDRKKKELVETRNKADTLAYTIEKNLKEFGDKISESDRREIEEKLNRLKEVMKGDNKEEIERAIDELQRASHRLAEAMYQRTQSQKEEKDKKDYEVYDEDSKS, encoded by the coding sequence ATGGGAAAAAGAGTAATCGGGATAGATTTGGGAACTACTTTTTCTGTCGTGGCAGTAATGGAAAAAGGTCAACCAATAGTTATTCCTAATCCCGAGGGAGAAAGAACAACTCCATCAGTAGTGGCTTTTGGTAAAGAAAGATTGGTCGGAACTCTTGCTAAAAGACAGGCAATAATAAATCCGGACAAAACAATTTATTCTATTAAGCGGTTTATGGGACGAAAATATTCCGAAGTGACTGAAGAAATAAAATTAGTTCCTTATAAGGTAGTACCTGCTGATAATGGAGATGCCTGGGTAGAAGTAGAAGGAAAAAGGTATTCCCCTCCGCAGATTTCAGCAATGATCTTAGAATATTTAAAAAATGCTGCTGAACAATATTTGGGTGAAAAAATTGATAAGGCAGTAATTACCGTACCAGCCTATTTTAACGATGCCCAAAGGCAAGCTACTAAGGATGCTGGAAAAATTGCTGGGTTAGAAGTATTAAGAATTATTAACGAACCAACTGCGGCTGCTCTAGCCTATGGATTAGATAAAAAGAAAAACGAAAAAATTGCGGTTTATGATTTAGGTGGAGGTACTTTCGATATTTCTATTTTAGAAATAGGCGAAGGAGTATTTGAAGTAATCGCTACCAATGGTAACACTCATTTGGGTGGCGACGACTTTGATGCCCGAATTGTTGAATGGATTTTAGAAGAAGCAAAAAGAGAATTCAAAGTGGATCTTTCCAAAGATCGGACTGCTTTACAAAGGATTAGAGAAGCAGCAGAAAAAGCTAAAAGAGAACTTTCTACCAAATATGAAACTCTAATAAGCTTACCTTTTATCTATTCCGATCCTGAAAAAGGACCAATTCATCTAGAATTAAAGTTAACACGAGCTCGTTTAGAGGCAATGGTGGAAGATTTGATTCAAAAAACGTTAGAACCTGTAAGAAATTGTCTAGCCGATGCGAAATTGAGACCGGAAGATATTGATGAAGTTATCTTAGTGGGAGGGCAAACAAGAATGCCAAGAGTTCAAGAAGTCGTAAGAGATTTCTTTGGTAAAGAACCCCATAAAGGAATCAATCCTGACGAGGTAGTTGCTATTGGTGCCGCTATTCAAGGAGCGGTGCTTGCTGGTGAAATCAAAGACATTGTTCTTTTAGACGTAACTCCTTTATCTTTGGGCATCGAAACGTTAGGGGGTGTTTTTACTAAAATTATCGAAAGAAACACAACTATTCCTGTAAGAAAAAGCCAAATATTTACTACCGCCGAAGATAACCAAACAGCAGTTACTATTCATGTGTTACAAGGAGAAAGACCAATGGCTGCGGATAATAAAAGTTTAGGAAAGTTTGAACTTCATGGTATCCCTCCGGCTCCTCGTGGAGTACCCCAAATTGAGGTTATCTTCGATATCGATGCTGACGGAATCTTACACGTGACTGCTCGAGATTTAGCCACTAAAAAAGAACAAAGTATGAGAATTATCCCTTCTTCCGGTCTTACCAAAGAAGAGATCGAAAGAATGATCAAGGAAGCAGAAATGTATCGCGAAGAAGATCGTAAGAAAAAGGAATTGGTAGAAACTAGAAATAAGGCTGATACGCTAGCTTATACAATCGAAAAAAATCTAAAAGAGTTTGGTGATAAAATCTCAGAAAGTGATAGGAGGGAAATTGAGGAAAAATTAAATCGATTAAAGGAGGTGATGAAAGGAGATAACAAAGAAGAAATTGAACGAGCAATTGATGAATTGCAGAGGGCAAGTCATCGTTTAGCAGAAGCCATGTATCAGCGAACACAAAGTCAAAAAGAAGAAAAAGATAAAAAAGATTATGAAGTTTATGATGAAGATAGTAAATCTTAA
- a CDS encoding RsmE family RNA methyltransferase gives MKKDFLSCEIYFYPNSLEIGEEIIIKDEEAKHILKVMRHKVGDKIKLTDGYGYEYEFLITYTQKEKLKGKILNKRYLPREPNIAITLACSPLKGENTEIMLAKTTELGISGFLPVYFQNTIASLTENKLKRLKKIAISSLKTSAGTLLPKIYQPLSFSQLTENFSSFDLVLLAYENSETRLADIIENRDAIKNILLIIGPEGGFASEEIKKAKEKGAKFFTLGKRRLKSETAGIVAVSLILYEFNNI, from the coding sequence ATGAAAAAAGATTTTTTATCTTGTGAAATTTATTTTTATCCTAATTCATTAGAAATTGGTGAAGAGATAATAATAAAAGACGAAGAAGCAAAACATATTTTAAAAGTAATGAGACATAAGGTTGGAGATAAAATAAAACTAACCGATGGTTATGGTTACGAGTATGAATTTTTAATAACTTACACCCAAAAAGAAAAGTTAAAAGGGAAAATTTTAAATAAAAGATACTTGCCACGGGAACCCAATATTGCTATCACTTTAGCATGTTCGCCATTAAAAGGCGAAAATACCGAAATAATGCTAGCAAAAACAACTGAACTGGGGATCAGCGGTTTTCTTCCTGTATATTTTCAAAATACAATAGCTTCACTAACCGAAAACAAATTAAAACGATTAAAAAAAATTGCTATTTCTTCTTTAAAAACTTCTGCCGGCACTCTTTTGCCTAAAATTTATCAACCATTAAGTTTTAGTCAATTAACAGAAAATTTTTCATCTTTTGATCTGGTTCTTTTAGCTTACGAAAATAGTGAAACTAGATTAGCCGATATTATTGAAAATAGAGATGCTATTAAAAATATTTTGTTAATAATCGGTCCAGAAGGTGGTTTCGCTTCTGAAGAAATAAAAAAGGCTAAAGAAAAAGGAGCAAAATTTTTTACTCTAGGAAAAAGAAGACTAAAAAGCGAAACCGCAGGAATTGTGGCAGTGAGTTTAATTTTATATGAATTTAATAATATTTAA
- the asnS gene encoding asparagine--tRNA ligase, with protein sequence MIWIENISDYEGKEVILKGWVYNKRSSGKVRFVLVRDGTGIIQVVFSANEVDEESFELADKVTQESLVELKGIVRKDSRAPGGFEIIGKELKLLSSSENYPITKKEHGIDFLLQHRHLWIRSRKQFAILRIRAEIIKACRDFLDNRGFILVDAPILTPTSCEGTTTLFEVNYFDRKAYLSQSGQLYNEAAAAALGKVYCFGPAFRAEKSKTRRHLTEFWMVEPEASFMELFDIVDLAEEMIVYIVERVLERRKKELEILERDINSLLNIKKPFPRITYDEAIKKLQEGGFKINWGDDFGGDEETFLSNLYDKPLIIYHYPAKCKAFYMKRLKENPEISLSVDILAPEGYGEIVGGGQREDDLKELEKRLIEYNLPREPFEWYLDLRRYGSFVHSGFGLGIERTVAWICKIKHVREAIPFPRMIDRIYP encoded by the coding sequence ATGATTTGGATAGAAAATATCAGTGATTATGAGGGGAAAGAAGTTATTTTAAAAGGTTGGGTTTATAACAAAAGATCTTCGGGCAAAGTGAGATTTGTGTTAGTTCGAGATGGTACAGGTATAATTCAAGTAGTTTTTTCTGCTAATGAAGTAGATGAAGAATCTTTCGAGCTGGCTGATAAAGTTACACAGGAATCTTTAGTAGAACTTAAAGGTATTGTGCGTAAAGATTCTCGAGCACCAGGAGGTTTTGAGATTATTGGCAAGGAATTAAAACTTTTGAGTTCTTCAGAAAATTATCCAATCACTAAAAAAGAACACGGCATTGATTTTCTTTTGCAACACCGACACCTTTGGATTCGTTCGCGAAAACAGTTTGCTATCCTGAGAATCAGGGCAGAGATAATTAAAGCCTGTCGTGATTTTTTAGATAATCGAGGATTTATTTTAGTTGATGCTCCAATTTTGACCCCTACTTCTTGTGAAGGTACTACCACTCTCTTTGAGGTTAATTATTTTGATAGAAAGGCTTATCTTTCTCAGAGTGGTCAACTTTATAATGAGGCAGCGGCAGCTGCCTTAGGAAAAGTTTATTGCTTTGGTCCTGCCTTCCGGGCAGAGAAATCAAAAACACGAAGGCATTTGACTGAATTCTGGATGGTTGAGCCTGAAGCAAGTTTTATGGAACTTTTCGATATTGTTGATTTAGCAGAAGAAATGATAGTGTATATTGTGGAGAGAGTATTAGAAAGAAGAAAAAAAGAATTGGAGATTTTAGAAAGAGATATAAATTCGTTGTTGAATATCAAAAAACCTTTTCCTCGAATCACTTATGATGAAGCGATAAAAAAATTACAAGAAGGTGGTTTTAAAATAAATTGGGGAGATGATTTTGGTGGCGACGAGGAGACTTTTCTCTCAAATCTTTATGATAAACCTTTGATAATTTATCATTATCCGGCCAAATGCAAAGCCTTTTATATGAAAAGATTGAAAGAAAATCCAGAAATTTCGCTTTCTGTTGATATTTTAGCACCCGAAGGATATGGGGAAATTGTCGGTGGCGGTCAAAGAGAGGATGATTTAAAAGAATTGGAAAAAAGATTAATAGAATATAATCTACCAAGAGAGCCTTTTGAATGGTATTTAGACTTAAGGAGATACGGTAGTTTTGTTCATTCGGGATTTGGTTTGGGAATTGAAAGAACAGTCGCTTGGATATGCAAAATTAAACATGTGAGAGAAGCGATACCATTTCCTCGAATGATTGATAGAATTTATCCCTAA
- the rdgB gene encoding RdgB/HAM1 family non-canonical purine NTP pyrophosphatase has translation MKIFLATNNKGKIREIKEILSDLNVQILTPQDLKIKFICKEDGDSFYENAYKKAITGLLQTGYISIGEDSGLMIDYLNGAPGLKSARFTKKRNSKENIKKVLSLLKGVKKEKRKAKFKCVMALALSLKKVKFFEGECEGYISDKEMGNKGFGYDPIFIPKGYNKTFALLGEEKNKISHRAKALFQLKNFLKTLIK, from the coding sequence ATGAAGATTTTTTTAGCCACTAATAACAAGGGAAAGATAAGGGAAATAAAAGAAATCCTCTCTGATTTAAACGTCCAAATCTTAACTCCTCAGGATTTAAAAATTAAATTTATTTGTAAAGAAGATGGTGACAGTTTTTATGAAAATGCTTATAAAAAGGCAATTACTGGGTTATTACAAACGGGTTATATCTCAATTGGTGAAGACTCAGGTTTAATGATTGATTATTTAAATGGTGCCCCAGGTCTAAAATCGGCACGATTTACCAAAAAACGAAATTCCAAAGAAAATATCAAGAAAGTACTGAGTTTATTAAAAGGTGTGAAAAAAGAAAAAAGAAAGGCAAAATTTAAATGTGTAATGGCTTTGGCTTTATCCTTAAAAAAAGTAAAATTCTTTGAAGGTGAATGCGAAGGTTATATTAGCGATAAAGAAATGGGAAATAAAGGCTTTGGCTATGATCCAATCTTCATTCCAAAAGGTTATAATAAAACTTTTGCCCTTCTTGGAGAAGAAAAAAATAAAATAAGTCATCGGGCAAAAGCTCTTTTTCAATTAAAAAACTTTCTAAAAACTCTAATAAAATAA
- a CDS encoding DnaJ C-terminal domain-containing protein produces MEKTKKDYYEILGVSRNATKEEIKQAYRRLAKKYHPDMNPHNRKEAEEKFKEISEAYEVLMDDEKRKLYDLYGHEGLSQKFGPSGFTWEHFTHADEWRDIFGSSFDPFDFLRRFFEEETIFDFWEPKTKERKRKPVGGNIRVKMKLTLEDIAEGREKTFELERYEKCPDCEGIGGKGKTTCSVCKGKGEIQQIQRTAFSQIIKITTCPHCGGNGKVVKELCKTCGGSGRIKKKKIFKIKIPQEITDKNHLILKGEGHYGEGGKGDIIIEFEELPHPLFLRQGTDLMVEVPIHYTTALIGGEIEVPTLEGNKKIKISPGVRDGQIIRIKGLGLKGQNISGDLLVKIKIFFPTRLSEEEKRLLEELKKISLESPPKPYRPQETK; encoded by the coding sequence ATGGAAAAAACTAAAAAGGATTACTATGAAATTTTAGGTGTCTCCCGTAATGCTACAAAAGAAGAAATTAAACAGGCTTACCGACGCCTGGCTAAAAAATATCATCCTGATATGAACCCTCATAATCGGAAGGAAGCAGAGGAAAAATTTAAAGAGATTTCCGAGGCCTATGAAGTTTTGATGGATGACGAAAAAAGAAAATTGTATGATCTGTACGGTCACGAAGGATTGTCTCAAAAATTTGGTCCGAGTGGCTTTACTTGGGAACATTTTACTCACGCTGATGAATGGCGGGATATTTTCGGCAGCAGTTTTGATCCCTTTGATTTTCTTCGAAGATTTTTTGAAGAGGAAACGATTTTTGATTTTTGGGAACCGAAAACCAAAGAAAGAAAAAGAAAACCGGTCGGCGGAAATATAAGGGTAAAGATGAAATTAACATTAGAAGACATTGCCGAGGGTAGAGAAAAAACTTTTGAATTAGAGCGGTATGAAAAGTGTCCTGATTGTGAAGGAATCGGAGGTAAAGGTAAAACTACATGTTCTGTTTGTAAAGGTAAAGGAGAAATTCAACAAATTCAAAGAACCGCTTTTAGTCAAATAATCAAAATTACTACTTGCCCTCATTGCGGTGGTAATGGCAAGGTAGTAAAAGAATTGTGCAAAACTTGCGGAGGAAGCGGACGAATTAAAAAGAAAAAAATATTTAAGATCAAGATTCCTCAAGAAATTACGGATAAAAACCATTTAATTCTCAAAGGCGAAGGACATTATGGCGAAGGAGGCAAAGGAGATATAATTATTGAGTTTGAAGAACTTCCCCATCCTCTTTTTTTAAGACAAGGAACGGATTTAATGGTCGAAGTCCCTATTCATTATACCACCGCTTTAATAGGTGGTGAGATTGAAGTACCTACTTTAGAGGGTAATAAAAAAATTAAGATTAGTCCTGGTGTCCGAGACGGACAAATAATTAGAATTAAGGGATTAGGATTAAAAGGTCAAAATATTAGCGGTGATTTATTAGTGAAAATCAAAATTTTCTTCCCTACCCGACTCTCGGAAGAAGAAAAGAGATTACTGGAAGAACTAAAAAAAATATCCTTAGAATCGCCTCCTAAACCTTATCGACCACAAGAGACTAAATGA
- the rpsU gene encoding 30S ribosomal protein S21 — protein MTKIEVRDGEPFESFIRRFRRAVEKAGILQDIKRKEYYEKPSERRKKRLAEAIRRWRKKMQQM, from the coding sequence ATGACCAAGATTGAAGTAAGAGACGGCGAACCTTTTGAAAGCTTTATTCGTCGTTTCCGTCGGGCAGTAGAAAAAGCTGGGATTTTACAAGACATCAAAAGAAAAGAATATTATGAAAAGCCCAGCGAACGAAGAAAGAAACGCCTGGCGGAAGCAATTAGAAGATGGCGCAAAAAGATGCAACAAATGTAA
- a CDS encoding nucleotide exchange factor GrpE, whose product MEKKKVGPVSLLKDSYLRLLAEFDNFRKRKEREVLMAKELSLKEFFIDIIPVLENFNRALFHSQLNNSFQSLKRGLEIIYNQLKGVLEKYGLKEYSLLEKDFDPKYAEAVGYVETDKIPPNKIIEEVSKGYLYKDYVLKPAQVIVSKEKQNPSEE is encoded by the coding sequence ATGGAAAAGAAAAAGGTAGGGCCGGTTAGTTTACTAAAAGATAGTTATCTTCGTCTTTTAGCTGAATTTGATAACTTTCGAAAAAGAAAAGAGCGAGAAGTACTTATGGCTAAAGAACTTAGTTTAAAGGAGTTCTTTATCGATATTATCCCCGTTTTAGAGAATTTCAATCGGGCTTTATTTCACTCTCAATTAAATAATAGTTTTCAAAGTTTGAAAAGGGGATTAGAAATAATTTATAATCAGTTAAAAGGAGTATTAGAAAAATACGGATTAAAAGAATATTCTTTATTAGAAAAGGATTTTGATCCCAAATATGCTGAAGCCGTGGGATATGTAGAAACCGACAAAATACCGCCTAATAAAATAATAGAAGAGGTTAGCAAGGGATATTTATACAAAGATTATGTGTTAAAACCAGCTCAAGTGATTGTTAGTAAAGAAAAACAAAATCCTTCAGAAGAATAA